cctcctcatcagccttCCAAaggacgacatcatcaagtTCCAGCACGCCCTCGAAGATTCACTCCTCGAATTTACAGTCGGTGAGGAAAGCAAGTATCAACCCACACCAGATTTCGTCAACCGACCAACCGGACAAAAAACGCTTTTCCGCACCTTCAGCTCCCCGGACGCCGTGGGCACAAAAATCGTCGTCACCCCGGCCCCCGTCAAGGACGCCTCCGGGAAGACGGTCAACCCCCCGCTAAACGGTGTGCTGGCCCTCTGCGATGCGAGCGGCCGGCCCACGGGCCTGCTCAATGCCGCGGAGGTTACCGGATACCGGACTACACTGTCCGCCTTGATCCCGTGGATGTGGAGACGTTGTACGGAGGAAGTTGTTATTTTTGGTGCTGGGAAGCAAGGGCTTTGGCATACTCGTCTCGCACTGGCTCTTAGAGGTGATGAGATCAAGAATATCACCATTGTTAATCGATCTGCGGCTCGAGCCCAGGCACTGGTCGAGCAAGTTACAGAGGAGAACTGGAAGTCCTCAGCCACTCTCAATGTCCTTGATCCTTCCCAGTCAGACTATGACCAACGGTTGGAGGCTCTTCTGTCAACAGCTGACACCGTTTTCTGCACGGTTGGATCCACGACGCCCCTGTTTTCACTCAAGTCCATCCTAGGAAAAGGATCCCGAAGCAGGCTTCCGTTTGTTGGGGCCATCGGCTCATGGCAACCTGACATGATCGAGCTGGATCCAGAGATGCTCCGGCACGCTGCTTCGAGGGACGACTCTTACAGACCACACGGAGCAGGCGGCAGCATTCTCGTCGACGATTTGGAGGAGTGTCTCGTCAAGTCGGGAGAGGTTATACAGAGCGGACTCAAGGCTGAGCAGATCGTACAGGTGGGAGAGATTCTAAGCTGGAAACGGGGGAACAAGTCCACCGAGTCTCTCGAGTCTTGGCTTGGCGAGGGCTTCGTCGTGTACAAAGGTATAGGGGTCAGCGTGACGGACCTCGCCGCCGGCAACGCCATCCTTGAGCTCGCCAAGACTCGCAACGTCGGCGTCTCCATCCCAAACATCTAGCAAGGCTCGGCTTGTTTTACATAATGGCAACGACAGTCTGGAAGGGTGTCTGAGAGATAAAAGGCGCTTCACCGGGATGAGGGGCCGTGGCGAGAGGAAACACCTGGTTTACTGGCCGGTTCCATGATTAAGTGGTCCAGCGGTCTCACGGCGGCGAGTTAGGCAACGAGGTCGAGGCAAGAAAGAGTGAGGCTTTATGCTGACTCGTGGACTTGGTGGGCACAGCGGCATGGTTCCGATTTCTTGAGGCTGAATAGCGGCAAATGGTTGTCTTGCAAGGAGTCACCCTTGCTCTGCGAACCGTAAGCTCACCATCAGGACATTGCCTCTCTGCCGTTCCATTCACTGCCTGGTCCCCGTTCTGCGTAAATTACGTACACTTGTTCCAAGGCTCTTGGCTCCTCTCAGATTCAAGCAAGCGGAGGCAGTTCGTCCTTTATCATCAGCCCACGAACGTCGGCAGCCCTCCCGTGTGGGACTTACTCCCCCTGTCAAAGTCGGGAGTCCTCCCGAcggtctcaacaccaacggtTAGCGTAGCCGCTATCATCTATCACCACCTCCAATTCCTCTTACTTGGCGAAACTAGTACCACTGTGGACGCCCCATGGGGAAGGTGGGATACTCGGGGTCGAAACTGCTTGGCTCTCCAGTCTCTCTCCATGCTATGACGTCGCCGGGTGGCCGTCTTCTGCCCTTTTACGGGGAGCCCGGGAGGTGGATATCGAATGCTTTCCCATGAGGGAATACCCAAGCAACCCATGCCAATGCGTGTGAACCCTGAAACTGAAGAGTCTTGGGCAGAACCCATTGTTGAGCGCTTTTCAATCGTTCTTGTCAAAGCCCAATGCTGCGTAAAAACTCTTGGCTGGGTATATAAATGCTTGGGAGCCACAGTCGATCAACCGGTCTTTTCTCATTTCCTAAACCAGAAGCATCAagatctcctccttcttctttaaacATCAAGCTTTTGATTCTTCAATCTTTAGCTTCGATCATCAAAGCCACCTGCAGCGTCTAGACGCCTTCTAGAACGCGGCACATCACCAACTCGCAGCTAGCCCTTCCCGCGTTGCAACCCTGCTACAGCTTATCGAACGCCACCATGCATACCTCCGAGAACCCTGAAACAAAGGCCGTCGTCGACGCCCGTAAAGATAAGGACGGTTCCTCCATGGACGAGAAGCTCGGCAACAACACCGACACCTCTGGCACCCACGACTTTGAAGCCGGCAAGCATGAGGAAGCCAGCGGCGGTATCTTTGACGGCGAAAACGGACAGTCTTTCCGAAACATGGGCCGTTGGGATGCCCTCTTTGCCCTCTTGTGCAACCAGTTTGGCCTAGGTGTTCTAGGCCTCCCTGGTGCCCTGCGAGATTTGGGTATTATCCCCGGCATTATTGCCATCATCTTGATCGGCTGCCTTTCTGGATATACTGGATATGAACTGCTCCTATTCCACGCCCGCTATCCTCACTGCGTCAATGTCATTGATATGGTGCGAGTCATGGGCGGACGTCCCTGGGAGATTGTCGCCGCCATTGGCCTCGTTATCCAGCTCCTCATGACTTGTGCCTCTACCGCTGTCACGCTCTCAGTCGCCCTCAACACCCTGAGCGAGCATGGAACCTGCACAGTTGGCTTCATCGGCATTGCCTGCATCGCGTGCTTCCTGCTCTGCGTACCCCGGACGGCCAAGTTCATCGCCTACAGCGGTGTGCCGACCGTCATCAGCATCGTCGTTGCGGCCTTGGTTGTCATGATCAGTCTCGGAGTCTCAGACCCTGCAAAGGCGCCTGATGGTTGGGATGCCAAGATCACTGTCGTCGCCTCTCCCAGCTTCCGTACCATCTTCAACGCCTGTCTGAAGATTgtctttgcctttgccgGCAACATCACCTTCCCTTCTTTCATGGCTGAAATGAGAAACCCAGTGAGGGACTTCCCCTATGCCCTTAGTGGTCTCATCACCATTTCCATCACCTTCTACCTGACTCTCGCTATCGCCATCTACTGCCTCGCTGGCGAGTACACCACCTCACCTGCGCTGGGTTCTGCTCCCATCATCCCAGCCAAGGTTGCCTACGGCATTGTTATCCCCGCTGTCATGACTGCCGGCCTTGGAAACGGTCACATCGGTGTCAAGTACTTCTTCGTGCAGATCCTCCGCTGGCTCAAGAGGACCGACCAGGTCACGAGCAACTCTTCCTTTGCCTGGGGTCTCTGGCTCGGCTGTGCGACTGTCTTTTGGATCCTGtccttcctcatctccaacgtCATTCCTATCTTTGACTCTATTCTGTCTATTAGCTCGGCCACCACCTATGCCTGGTTCACCTACGGCATCTCTGCCCTCCTGTGGTTCCACCTGAACAAGGGCCGCTACTTCAGCGGATGGAAACAGATCACCTTTACTCTTGTCAATGTCTTCCTCGTTGGCTTCTCTCTGCTTCTCAACGGTGCCGGTCTTTGGTCTTCGATAACCGAGATGCTTGACCTTTTCAAGGCAGGCGGAGTCCGTGGAGTCTTTGACTGTGGTGACAATGCCATCTTCTAACTGCTAAGCAGCTAAGTGTCAAGAATACTTCAGTAGATTGCTGGTTAAACTTGTGAGGTGGTTTGATACTACCTCTTTTTACTTTTCCTATTTGTCATGCCAGGCTTGTTTTCAATTGCTCAAGAAAATACCCAAATAGCTCGCATATAGAATTGAATTACAGCTCCCGCTCTATCAACGAGGTCTCCCCAACGTGATTTACACACGTCTTCATAGCGTAAGCAAATATCAACAGGGGCCTACCCTTACAATCGGAAACGACTAAAAGCTTGGGTTACCAAAGATCGTCTGGTGGAGCTGGAGTGGCGTGGAGAATCCCGACAGTCCGAGGGCTTGCCAAGTGTTGGTTCGAGGCGCGTAAGCTAACCCGATTTCCACTCTGAATAGCGCCTAGCTGTGATCTTTATGGTCTGTACCTCCGAGGCTGAACGTTCGAGATGCCATGATCCCACTTCTTATCCCGCTCGGAGTCAGGGCGGAGGAAATCCGCAGAACTCCACCGAGATTCCTTCAAGGCTGCAGTATCTAGACACACCAAGGCATGATAAGCATCTCCTGCGGGTTCCAGGATGTCGGTAAGGTATCCGATGGTTTGCAATGTTCAGGGGGAGGGACTAAGCCTGCCACAAGTCATTGCCGGCATTGGGGAGCTAAAGTGGGTGGCACTTACAGCAGCCCTCTTATTACCGGAGACTTTTCTTGAAAATGTTCCGTCGTTCTTTGAACTTGAGACTATCGTGCTTGAGCTTTATTAACCTATCCGTTTCACCTTTATGCGCTAATTGATCAAGCCATCGTCACGTCTATATCTAAAAGTCAATTGTCCTTCTGGGGAAAGGGGCTTCACTCTGCAGGCTGCTACCTATTAAACTTTATGGTCAACATAGATATACATTCAGAGAGGTACACAAATTGCTTTAGGAGATAAATACTCGAAGCTTGGCACGGGCTTGTATATTGGAAATGACTGTTATCATCGAGGCTaaatcaacatcaacaccatacCCTACTTCTAGGTCTCTCTACTTCTCCTCCGGCTTGCGGCCCCACACAGATCTGAGGCGGAAGTACGCGTGGTTCTTGGTGTTTCGAAGCTCTCTCCTGACGAGGGCGATGTAGATCTGCACCTCCTCCTTGGACCATCCCAGCATGTCAGCCACAAACACAATGAAGCCCTCAGTGTCCTGTGTGCCAAAGAGCTGCCCAAACTCGCCAATCTCCTTGAGTCTCGGGTCCTTGGGCCAAGGGTTGATGGGGCACTAGCCTGTTGTTAGTTTTCAAACACTATAAGCTCGCGGAGCGTACCTTGAAGTTCCATTCTTCAATGTCCACAA
The window above is part of the Fusarium falciforme chromosome 3, complete sequence genome. Proteins encoded here:
- a CDS encoding Shikimate-DH domain-containing protein — translated: MANNLVVLNDSVVHDLLISLPKDDIIKFQHALEDSLLEFTVGEESKYQPTPDFVNRPTGQKTLFRTFSSPDAVGTKIVVTPAPVKDASGKTVNPPLNGVLALCDASGRPTGLLNAAEVTGYRTTLSALIPWMWRRCTEEVVIFGAGKQGLWHTRLALALRGDEIKNITIVNRSAARAQALVEQVTEENWKSSATLNVLDPSQSDYDQRLEALLSTADTVFCTVGSTTPLFSLKSILGKGSRSRLPFVGAIGSWQPDMIELDPEMLRHAASRDDSYRPHGAGGSILVDDLEECLVKSGEVIQSGLKAEQIVQVGEILSWKRGNKSTESLESWLGEGFVVYKGIGVSVTDLAAGNAILELAKTRNVGVSIPNI
- a CDS encoding Aa-trans domain-containing protein, yielding MHTSENPETKAVVDARKDKDGSSMDEKLGNNTDTSGTHDFEAGKHEEASGGIFDGENGQSFRNMGRWDALFALLCNQFGLGVLGLPGALRDLGIIPGIIAIILIGCLSGYTGYELLLFHARYPHCVNVIDMVRVMGGRPWEIVAAIGLVIQLLMTCASTAVTLSVALNTLSEHGTCTVGFIGIACIACFLLCVPRTAKFIAYSGVPTVISIVVAALVVMISLGVSDPAKAPDGWDAKITVVASPSFRTIFNACLKIVFAFAGNITFPSFMAEMRNPVRDFPYALSGLITISITFYLTLAIAIYCLAGEYTTSPALGSAPIIPAKVAYGIVIPAVMTAGLGNGHIGVKYFFVQILRWLKRTDQVTSNSSFAWGLWLGCATVFWILSFLISNVIPIFDSILSISSATTYAWFTYGISALLWFHLNKGRYFSGWKQITFTLVNVFLVGFSLLLNGAGLWSSITEMLDLFKAGGVRGVFDCGDNAIF